From the Alphaproteobacteria bacterium genome, one window contains:
- a CDS encoding lysylphosphatidylglycerol synthase domain-containing protein — translation MKFSLGIAMLAGFGLAAGLIIYQGAGQVLGMLLSLGWGFVPVVLVHVIQMLGSALGWRVLIPRPWPRPLLVLLKIRWIREGANALLPVAHIGGEIIGARMLSFHGVRGDVSGASVVVDLTVEIVTQVLFTVVALALLLLAGHGSAELADVVTGVAIGAIAIGGFVIAQRVGLFMLIEHALDRMMEKAQWLSIAGIKGLHDAIQAIHRNPKVLAGSAAWHFLSWMLGGGEVWLILHFMGIDVGLREALILESLGQAAHSAGFMVPGAIGIQEGGLMVFGALLGVSPEAALGLSLVKRLRELVLGVPAIALWQWVEGRRLIGNARTKAAAGEN, via the coding sequence ATGAAGTTCAGCCTCGGTATCGCCATGCTGGCCGGCTTTGGGCTGGCGGCAGGCCTGATCATCTACCAGGGTGCGGGCCAAGTCCTCGGTATGCTGCTCTCACTCGGCTGGGGTTTCGTTCCGGTCGTCCTCGTCCACGTCATCCAAATGCTGGGCTCGGCACTTGGCTGGCGGGTGCTCATTCCACGGCCTTGGCCGCGCCCGCTTCTCGTCCTCCTCAAGATTCGATGGATCCGCGAGGGTGCGAACGCCCTTCTGCCGGTCGCCCATATCGGCGGCGAAATCATCGGCGCGCGCATGCTCTCCTTCCACGGCGTGCGTGGCGACGTCTCCGGCGCCAGCGTCGTCGTCGATCTGACGGTTGAAATCGTCACCCAGGTTCTTTTCACCGTCGTCGCCTTGGCATTGCTCCTGCTCGCCGGGCACGGAAGCGCCGAGCTTGCCGACGTCGTGACCGGGGTCGCGATCGGTGCGATCGCGATCGGTGGGTTCGTGATCGCTCAGCGTGTCGGCCTGTTCATGCTGATCGAGCACGCCCTCGATCGGATGATGGAGAAAGCCCAATGGTTGTCCATCGCGGGAATTAAGGGATTGCACGATGCGATTCAGGCGATTCACCGCAATCCCAAGGTGCTTGCGGGCAGTGCCGCCTGGCACTTCCTGAGCTGGATGCTCGGCGGCGGCGAGGTCTGGCTTATTCTTCATTTCATGGGTATCGATGTGGGATTGCGTGAGGCTCTCATCCTCGAAAGCCTTGGGCAGGCAGCGCACAGCGCTGGCTTCATGGTTCCCGGTGCGATCGGAATTCAGGAAGGGGGCTTGATGGTTTTTGGCGCCCTGCTTGGCGTCAGCCCGGAGGCGGCACTAGGCCTTTCGCTCGTGAAGCGTTTGCGTGAGCTTGTCCTCGGCGTTCCCGCCATAGCACTATGGCAGTGGGTCGAGGGCAGACGCCTTATCGGCAACGCGCGTACGAAAGCGGCGGCTGGAGAAAACTGA